In Streptomyces sp. NBC_00704, a genomic segment contains:
- a CDS encoding phosphoribosyl-ATP diphosphatase yields MSNKTFEELFTELQQKAATGDPATSRTAELVGKGVHAIGKKVVEEAAEVWMAAEYEGKEAAAEEISQLLYHVQVMMVARGISLDDVYAHL; encoded by the coding sequence ATGTCGAACAAGACTTTCGAGGAGCTCTTCACCGAGCTCCAGCAGAAGGCCGCCACCGGCGACCCCGCCACCTCCCGTACCGCCGAACTGGTCGGGAAGGGCGTCCATGCCATCGGCAAAAAGGTCGTCGAAGAGGCCGCCGAGGTCTGGATGGCCGCCGAGTACGAGGGCAAGGAAGCCGCCGCCGAGGAGATCTCGCAGCTGCTCTACCACGTCCAGGTGATGATGGTCGCCCGCGGAATCTCGCTGGACGACGTCTACGCCCACCTGTAG
- the ribH gene encoding 6,7-dimethyl-8-ribityllumazine synthase — MSGKGAPELSVRNVGDLRVAVIAAQWHEKVMDGLVDGALRALHDLGIDEPTLLRVPGSWELPVVAKALAGRGYDAIVALGVVIRGGTPHFEYVCQGVVQGLTQVSVETGVPVGMGVLTCDTEEQALDRAGLEGSNEDKGHEAVTAAVATAATLRSVSEPWH, encoded by the coding sequence GTGAGCGGCAAGGGCGCACCGGAACTGTCCGTACGCAATGTGGGTGACCTCCGGGTCGCCGTCATCGCGGCCCAGTGGCACGAGAAGGTGATGGACGGCCTGGTCGACGGCGCGCTGCGCGCCCTGCACGACCTCGGCATCGACGAGCCGACCCTGCTGCGCGTCCCCGGCAGCTGGGAACTCCCGGTCGTCGCCAAGGCGCTGGCCGGCCGCGGGTACGACGCGATCGTCGCCCTCGGCGTCGTCATCCGGGGCGGCACGCCGCACTTCGAGTACGTGTGCCAGGGCGTCGTCCAGGGCCTCACCCAGGTGTCCGTCGAGACCGGGGTGCCCGTCGGCATGGGCGTCCTCACCTGTGACACCGAGGAGCAGGCCCTGGACCGGGCCGGCCTGGAGGGCTCCAACGAGGACAAGGGGCACGAGGCGGTGACGGCGGCGGTGGCCACCGCGGCCACCCTCCGCTCAGTATCCGAACCCTGGCACTGA
- a CDS encoding bifunctional 3,4-dihydroxy-2-butanone-4-phosphate synthase/GTP cyclohydrolase II — translation MSTAPILYSTGGVEDFSLDPVEQAIADIAAGRPVVVVDDEDRENEGDLVVAAEMATPEIVAFMMSECRGLICVPMEGEELERLELPQMVQDNTESMKTAFTVSVDASAAHGVTTGISAADRATTLQLLAGGQAQAADFVRPGHVFPLRAKPGGVLTRNGHTEAAVDLARLAGLRPAGAIVEIAGEDGRMLRLPELIPFARKHGLTIISIEDLIAYRRGSEPTVRREAETRLPTVHGTFTAYGYRSTVDGVEHVALVHGEIGDGADVLVRVHSECLTGDVFASQRCDCGPQLDASLERIQSEGRGVVVYLRGHEGRGIGLLSKLRAYELQEQGHDTLDANLELGLPADARDYGAGAQILDDLGVHSVRLMTNNPEKTEALVRHGIEVTRREPMPVQAGEHNIRYLRTKRDRMGHDLPWLDAAPVSPCGNQ, via the coding sequence ATGAGCACAGCACCGATCCTCTACAGCACCGGGGGCGTCGAGGACTTCTCCCTCGACCCGGTCGAACAGGCCATCGCCGACATCGCGGCCGGCCGGCCCGTCGTGGTCGTCGACGACGAGGACCGCGAGAACGAGGGCGATCTCGTCGTCGCCGCGGAGATGGCCACCCCCGAGATCGTCGCCTTCATGATGAGCGAGTGCCGCGGCCTGATCTGCGTCCCCATGGAGGGCGAGGAGCTGGAGCGGCTGGAGCTCCCGCAGATGGTCCAGGACAACACCGAGTCGATGAAGACCGCGTTCACGGTCTCCGTCGACGCGAGCGCCGCCCACGGCGTCACCACCGGCATCTCCGCCGCCGACCGCGCCACCACCCTCCAGCTCCTGGCGGGCGGTCAGGCGCAGGCGGCCGACTTCGTCCGGCCCGGTCACGTCTTCCCGCTGCGGGCCAAGCCCGGCGGCGTGCTGACCCGCAACGGCCACACCGAGGCCGCCGTCGACCTCGCCCGCCTCGCGGGCCTGCGGCCGGCCGGCGCGATCGTCGAGATCGCCGGCGAGGACGGCCGGATGCTCCGGCTGCCGGAGCTGATCCCCTTCGCCCGCAAGCACGGCCTGACGATCATCTCCATCGAGGACCTGATCGCCTACCGCCGCGGCTCCGAGCCCACCGTGCGCCGCGAGGCCGAGACCCGACTGCCCACCGTCCACGGCACGTTCACCGCCTACGGCTACCGCTCCACCGTCGACGGCGTCGAGCACGTCGCCCTCGTCCACGGCGAGATCGGCGACGGCGCGGACGTCCTGGTCCGCGTCCACTCCGAATGCCTCACCGGCGACGTCTTCGCCTCCCAGCGCTGCGACTGCGGCCCCCAGCTGGACGCGTCCCTGGAGCGCATCCAGAGCGAGGGCCGGGGCGTGGTGGTCTACCTGCGCGGGCACGAGGGCCGGGGCATCGGCCTGCTGTCCAAGCTGCGCGCCTACGAACTCCAGGAACAGGGCCACGACACCCTGGACGCCAACCTGGAGCTGGGCCTGCCCGCCGACGCCCGCGACTACGGGGCCGGGGCGCAGATCCTCGACGACCTCGGCGTGCACAGCGTCCGCCTGATGACCAACAACCCCGAGAAGACCGAGGCGCTGGTCCGGCACGGCATCGAGGTCACCCGGCGCGAGCCCATGCCCGTGCAGGCCGGCGAGCACAACATCCGCTACCTGCGCACCAAGCGGGACCGGATGGGACACGACCTGCCCTGGCTGGACGCGGCCCCCGTGTCCCCCTGCGGCAACCAGTGA
- the pnuC gene encoding nicotinamide riboside transporter PnuC: MNWLNSEAFVMFDQHIIWSDMIGNILGLITLALGWRRSLLTWPVQFLSGLVLFVAFYGHLAGSAGKQVVVMVVALYGWWQWNRSRGRSADGQITPRFATWTERAAMAGAAALGTVAVALLFKAHPSLSWDPWPDAYIFVGTVVAMYAQARGMVEFWIAWLLVDVVGVPLNFANGYAFSGFVYVIYGALVLWGMRDWWLRSRKASQPALEGAPA; this comes from the coding sequence GTGAACTGGCTGAACTCCGAGGCCTTCGTCATGTTCGACCAGCACATCATCTGGTCGGACATGATCGGGAACATCCTCGGCCTGATCACCCTCGCGCTCGGCTGGCGCCGTTCGCTGCTGACCTGGCCGGTGCAGTTCCTCTCCGGCCTCGTCCTCTTCGTCGCCTTCTACGGCCATCTCGCCGGCAGCGCCGGCAAGCAGGTCGTCGTGATGGTCGTCGCCCTGTACGGGTGGTGGCAGTGGAACCGCAGCAGGGGACGCTCGGCGGACGGGCAGATCACCCCGCGCTTCGCCACCTGGACCGAGCGCGCGGCCATGGCCGGCGCGGCGGCCCTCGGCACCGTCGCCGTGGCCCTGCTCTTCAAGGCCCACCCGTCCCTGTCCTGGGACCCCTGGCCCGACGCCTACATCTTCGTCGGCACCGTCGTCGCCATGTACGCCCAGGCGCGCGGCATGGTCGAGTTCTGGATCGCCTGGCTCCTCGTCGACGTCGTCGGCGTCCCCCTCAACTTCGCCAACGGCTACGCCTTCTCCGGCTTCGTGTACGTCATCTACGGCGCGCTGGTCCTGTGGGGCATGCGCGACTGGTGGCTGCGCTCCCGCAAGGCCTCGCAACCCGCTCTGGAAGGAGCGCCGGCATGA
- a CDS encoding riboflavin synthase, with the protein MFTGIVEELGEVTAVENLGDASRFRLRGPVVTDGAKHGDSIAVNGVCLTVVEHEGDEFTADVMAETLNRSSLGALGVGSRVNLERPTAVGARLGGHIVQGHVDGTGAVLERRRSENWEIVKISLPDGLARYVVEKGSITVDGISLTVVDAGPDHFTVSLIPTTLALTTLGLKQPGDPVNLEVDIVAKYVERLLGSTQGATGTPGAAL; encoded by the coding sequence GTGTTCACCGGAATCGTCGAAGAGCTGGGTGAGGTCACCGCCGTCGAGAATCTCGGCGACGCCTCCCGCTTCCGGCTGCGCGGCCCCGTCGTGACCGACGGCGCGAAGCACGGCGACTCCATCGCCGTGAACGGGGTCTGTCTCACCGTCGTCGAACACGAGGGCGACGAGTTCACCGCCGACGTCATGGCGGAGACCCTGAACCGTTCCAGCCTCGGCGCCCTCGGCGTCGGCTCCCGGGTCAACCTCGAACGCCCCACCGCCGTCGGCGCGCGCCTCGGCGGGCACATCGTGCAGGGCCATGTCGACGGCACCGGCGCGGTGCTGGAGCGCAGGCGCTCCGAGAACTGGGAGATCGTCAAGATCTCGCTGCCCGACGGCCTCGCCCGCTACGTCGTGGAGAAGGGCTCGATCACCGTCGACGGCATCAGCCTCACGGTCGTCGACGCCGGCCCCGACCACTTCACCGTCAGCCTCATCCCCACCACCCTCGCCCTGACCACGCTCGGCCTCAAGCAGCCCGGCGACCCGGTCAACCTCGAGGTGGACATCGTCGCGAAGTACGTGGAACGCCTGCTGGGGAGCACGCAGGGCGCGACCGGCACCCCGGGAGCGGCGCTGTGA
- a CDS encoding ROK family transcriptional regulator: protein MPASPSTARVINDRLALRLLQREGPLTAGQLKQLTGLSRPTVADLVERLTASGLIEVAGETGERRRGPNARLYRIVAGRAHLAALDVRTEGVAVLVSDLVGEVLAEASVPIGGDLGTGTAVERAVALVERAAKEAGADPLHTLGVGAPGLIDPVSGELHDSSGLPEWHRRLMAALRERFPDARLHVENETNLAALAEQREGGARDRDTFVLLWLGHSVGAAVVLDGVLRRGASGGTGEIGFLPVPGTDGLPSATGCEGGFHSLAGSAAITALADEHGLTAGPPARTDEPAAADLVRRAVAATRPTPPDDHPPAATTAPTDLAAPAPAPVEAGAEAGVDRLRDTRDASAAPAAPDAPAGTAGRVTAGRRPDEAADRFLDALADRLTLGVASVVAVLDPGCVVLGGEVGRAGGDELALRVARRLRRMAPLPTEVRPSALGGGAVLRGALLTARESAQDELFGSGEAEPRALPGAARRRMRVTG from the coding sequence ATGCCCGCATCCCCGAGCACCGCCCGGGTCATCAACGACCGGCTCGCCCTGCGGCTGCTGCAACGCGAAGGCCCGTTGACGGCCGGGCAGTTGAAACAGCTCACCGGTCTGTCCCGGCCCACCGTCGCCGACCTCGTCGAACGGCTCACCGCCTCGGGGCTGATCGAGGTCGCGGGGGAGACGGGGGAGCGGCGCCGCGGACCCAACGCGAGGCTCTACCGCATCGTCGCGGGCCGCGCCCACCTGGCCGCCCTGGACGTGCGCACCGAGGGCGTCGCGGTGCTCGTCTCCGACCTCGTCGGAGAGGTGCTCGCCGAGGCGTCCGTGCCGATCGGCGGCGACCTCGGCACGGGCACGGCCGTCGAGCGGGCGGTCGCCCTCGTCGAACGGGCGGCCAAGGAGGCGGGGGCCGACCCGCTGCACACCCTGGGCGTGGGCGCGCCCGGCCTGATCGACCCGGTGAGCGGCGAGCTGCACGACTCCAGCGGGCTGCCCGAATGGCACCGCCGACTGATGGCGGCCCTGCGGGAGCGGTTCCCCGACGCCCGCCTGCACGTCGAGAACGAGACCAACCTGGCCGCGCTGGCGGAACAGCGCGAGGGCGGCGCCCGCGACCGCGACACCTTCGTCCTGCTGTGGCTCGGCCACAGCGTCGGCGCGGCCGTCGTGCTGGACGGCGTCCTGCGCCGGGGCGCCTCCGGAGGCACCGGCGAGATCGGCTTCCTGCCGGTGCCGGGCACCGACGGCCTGCCCTCGGCCACGGGATGCGAGGGAGGCTTCCATTCCCTGGCCGGCTCGGCGGCGATCACCGCCCTGGCGGACGAGCACGGCCTGACGGCGGGGCCACCGGCCCGCACCGACGAACCGGCCGCCGCCGATCTGGTGCGCCGGGCAGTGGCGGCGACCCGCCCGACCCCACCCGACGACCACCCCCCGGCGGCCACGACAGCCCCGACCGACCTGGCCGCCCCCGCCCCGGCCCCCGTCGAAGCCGGCGCCGAAGCCGGCGTCGACCGCCTCAGGGACACCCGGGACGCCTCCGCCGCCCCGGCCGCGCCGGATGCTCCGGCCGGGACGGCCGGGCGGGTCACGGCCGGGAGGCGGCCGGACGAAGCCGCCGACCGGTTCCTCGACGCCCTCGCCGACCGGCTGACCCTCGGCGTCGCCTCCGTCGTCGCGGTCCTCGACCCCGGCTGTGTGGTCCTCGGCGGTGAGGTCGGCCGGGCCGGCGGCGACGAGTTGGCGCTCCGGGTGGCGCGGCGGCTGCGCCGGATGGCGCCCCTGCCGACGGAGGTGCGCCCCAGCGCCCTGGGCGGCGGCGCGGTCCTGCGCGGAGCGCTGCTCACGGCCCGCGAATCCGCACAGGACGAGCTGTTCGGCAGCGGTGAGGCGGAGCCGCGCGCCCTGCCGGGGGCCGCTCGGCGACGGATGCGCGTCACCGGGTAG
- a CDS encoding MFS transporter, translating to MSGAGDVDHTPTQVRRARYAVAAVFAVHGAVTGSFATRVPWIQDHADVSTGQLGFALAFTAFGAACAMPLAGSVSHRLGSRTALRVLLALWTLSLLLPALAPNLPLLCLAMFAYGAAAGMADVAMNALGVEVERRLGRSIMSGLHGMWSAGALVGSAGGTLAAHLGSDARLHHALAAAVLTALGLVACRWVLDIRPAADQEPPPRFALPPRSALLIGAVGFCAVFAEGASLDWSAVYLRDRLASSAGVAAACTTGFMLTMAVARIAGDAVVNRFGAVRTVRAGGVLAALGGLLIVVADHPAVAIGGFGLMGLGIAVVVPLCFAAAGHSGPNPSQAIAGVATITYTSGLIAPSLIGGVAQATSLTVSFVVVTVLALGLVAFAGVLRGGERTDAKVSARAAAAPGPRS from the coding sequence ATGAGCGGAGCGGGCGACGTGGACCACACCCCCACGCAGGTGCGGCGGGCCCGGTACGCCGTCGCGGCGGTGTTCGCCGTGCACGGCGCGGTCACCGGTTCGTTCGCCACCCGGGTGCCGTGGATCCAGGACCACGCCGACGTCTCCACCGGACAGCTCGGCTTCGCCCTGGCCTTCACCGCGTTCGGCGCGGCCTGTGCGATGCCCCTGGCCGGCTCGGTCAGCCATCGGCTCGGCAGCCGCACCGCCCTGCGCGTGCTGCTCGCCCTGTGGACGCTGTCGCTGCTGCTGCCCGCCCTCGCGCCCAACCTGCCGCTGCTGTGTCTGGCGATGTTCGCGTACGGGGCCGCGGCAGGCATGGCGGACGTCGCGATGAACGCCCTCGGCGTCGAGGTGGAACGCCGGCTCGGCAGGTCGATCATGTCGGGCCTGCACGGCATGTGGAGCGCGGGCGCGCTGGTCGGCTCGGCCGGCGGCACGCTCGCGGCGCACCTGGGCTCGGACGCCCGTCTGCATCACGCCCTCGCGGCGGCCGTGCTCACCGCCCTCGGGCTCGTGGCCTGCCGATGGGTGCTGGACATCAGGCCGGCCGCGGACCAGGAGCCGCCCCCGCGGTTCGCGCTGCCGCCCCGCTCGGCCCTGCTGATCGGCGCCGTCGGGTTCTGCGCGGTCTTCGCGGAGGGCGCGAGCCTGGACTGGTCGGCGGTGTACCTGCGCGACCGGCTCGCCTCGTCGGCGGGCGTCGCGGCGGCCTGCACCACCGGCTTCATGCTCACGATGGCGGTGGCCCGGATCGCGGGGGACGCGGTGGTGAACCGGTTCGGGGCGGTGCGCACGGTCCGTGCGGGAGGCGTCCTGGCCGCGCTGGGCGGGCTGCTGATCGTCGTCGCGGATCATCCGGCGGTGGCGATCGGCGGGTTCGGGCTGATGGGGCTGGGCATCGCGGTCGTCGTACCGCTGTGCTTCGCCGCGGCCGGCCACAGCGGGCCCAACCCCAGCCAGGCCATCGCGGGCGTCGCGACCATCACGTACACCTCGGGGCTGATCGCCCCCAGCCTGATCGGCGGGGTGGCGCAGGCGACCAGCCTGACGGTGTCGTTCGTCGTCGTGACGGTGCTCGCCCTCGGACTGGTGGCCTTCGCCGGCGTGCTGCGCGGCGGCGAGCGCACGGATGCGAAGGTCAGTGCGCGGGCCGCAGCAGCGCCCGGCCCCCGCTCCTGA
- a CDS encoding acyl-CoA thioesterase, with protein sequence MTAEAPPAPAVSYGRLVPVTVHFDDLDALGLLHNARYPLMVERAWTQLWQEYGVRFEGDWATAGDACNAVRELRISYEAPVTRTGAYAVHLWLERLGTTGLTYGFRFCSTDGTLTYARGERVLVRLDAATMRPAPWSETLRSGGRALLRPAH encoded by the coding sequence GTGACCGCCGAAGCCCCGCCCGCCCCCGCTGTGTCGTACGGCCGGCTCGTCCCCGTCACCGTCCACTTCGACGATCTGGACGCGCTCGGACTGCTGCACAACGCCCGCTACCCGCTGATGGTCGAACGCGCGTGGACGCAGCTGTGGCAGGAGTACGGCGTGCGCTTCGAGGGCGACTGGGCCACCGCCGGCGACGCCTGCAACGCCGTCCGGGAACTGCGGATCAGCTACGAGGCCCCGGTCACCAGGACGGGCGCGTACGCCGTGCACCTGTGGCTGGAGCGGCTCGGCACCACGGGGCTGACGTACGGGTTCCGGTTCTGTTCGACGGACGGGACGCTGACCTACGCGCGCGGCGAACGCGTCCTCGTGCGGCTGGACGCGGCGACCATGCGTCCCGCGCCCTGGAGCGAGACCCTCAGGAGCGGGGGCCGGGCGCTGCTGCGGCCCGCGCACTGA
- a CDS encoding uracil-xanthine permease family protein, with the protein MDLGVRWKLHGDGRTPAPGAVVRPDERLSWPRTVGLGAQHVVAMFGASFVAPVLMGLDPNLAIMMSGVATVVFLLATRGRVPSYLGCSLSFVGVAAVIRAQGGTSATVTGAVFVVGVALFAVGLAVQRFGARIIHAAMPPIVTGAVVMLIGFNLAPVTASTYWPQDQWTALLVMACTAAAVVCLRGFWSRIAIFLGLVLGYAVSWAFDRIFGRIHSADASGKVTDHWRLDLSGVAHADWIGLPSFHGPSFDWSAVLVALPVVIALVAENAGHVKAVGEMTGDDLDDRLGTAISADGVGSMLSTALGGPPNTTYSENIGVMAATRVYSTAAYWAAAGFALLFGLCPKFGAIVAAIPGGVLGGITVILYGMIGLLGAQIWITAGVDLRNPLNLVPAAAGIIIGVGNVTLKFTDTFSLSGIALGTVVVITGYHALRAFAPDHLKAQRPLLDEGTSSYDDAGS; encoded by the coding sequence ATGGATCTCGGCGTCCGCTGGAAACTGCACGGCGACGGACGCACCCCCGCGCCCGGCGCGGTGGTCCGCCCCGACGAACGGCTGTCCTGGCCGCGCACGGTGGGCCTGGGCGCCCAGCACGTGGTGGCGATGTTCGGCGCGAGCTTCGTGGCGCCGGTCCTCATGGGCCTGGACCCCAACCTCGCCATCATGATGTCGGGCGTCGCGACCGTCGTCTTCCTGCTCGCCACACGCGGCCGGGTGCCCAGCTACCTCGGGTGCTCCCTGTCGTTCGTGGGCGTCGCGGCGGTCATCCGCGCGCAGGGCGGGACGAGCGCCACGGTCACCGGCGCGGTGTTCGTCGTCGGGGTCGCGCTGTTCGCCGTCGGACTGGCCGTGCAGCGGTTCGGGGCGCGGATCATCCACGCCGCGATGCCCCCGATCGTCACGGGCGCGGTGGTGATGCTGATCGGCTTCAACCTCGCCCCGGTCACCGCCTCGACCTACTGGCCGCAGGACCAGTGGACCGCGCTGCTGGTGATGGCGTGCACCGCCGCGGCCGTGGTCTGTCTGCGCGGGTTCTGGTCGCGCATCGCCATCTTCCTCGGCCTCGTCCTCGGATACGCCGTGTCCTGGGCGTTCGACCGGATCTTCGGCCGGATCCACTCCGCCGACGCGAGCGGCAAGGTCACCGACCACTGGCGGCTCGACCTGTCCGGCGTCGCCCACGCCGACTGGATCGGCCTGCCCTCCTTCCACGGCCCGTCCTTCGACTGGTCGGCGGTGCTGGTGGCCCTGCCGGTCGTCATCGCGCTGGTCGCGGAGAACGCCGGGCACGTCAAGGCGGTCGGCGAGATGACCGGCGACGACCTGGACGACCGGCTCGGCACGGCGATCTCCGCCGACGGCGTCGGCTCCATGCTGTCCACCGCCCTGGGCGGACCGCCCAACACGACGTACTCCGAGAACATCGGCGTGATGGCCGCGACCCGCGTCTACTCGACGGCCGCGTACTGGGCCGCCGCCGGGTTCGCCCTCCTGTTCGGCCTGTGCCCGAAGTTCGGCGCGATCGTCGCCGCGATCCCCGGCGGCGTCCTCGGCGGCATCACCGTCATCCTGTACGGCATGATCGGCCTGCTCGGCGCGCAGATCTGGATCACCGCCGGCGTCGACCTGCGCAACCCGCTGAACCTGGTGCCGGCCGCGGCGGGCATCATCATCGGCGTCGGCAACGTCACGCTGAAGTTCACCGACACGTTCTCGCTGAGCGGCATCGCGCTCGGCACCGTCGTCGTCATCACCGGCTACCACGCGCTGCGCGCCTTCGCGCCCGACCATCTCAAGGCGCAGCGGCCGCTGCTCGACGAGGGCACGAGCAGCTACGACGACGCCGGTTCCTAG
- a CDS encoding DUF5995 family protein, producing the protein MDDVLARMRALDAALPARDGVAVFNRVYLAVTREVDRRIDRGRFPDPRAAATLDVRFAQRYLDAVDPAPSDGRAPACWRPLLQFRRHPGVRPLQFALAGVNAHIGHDLALAVVDACHSLGCEPADLEDEFDRVGDVLVALEERVREELMPGPDLLQIADPLTHLLGSWSLERARDATWTAARALWALRRLPDVAQEFTERLDTAVGFAGRMMLTPL; encoded by the coding sequence ATCGACGACGTGCTCGCCCGGATGCGCGCCCTGGACGCGGCCCTGCCCGCACGGGACGGCGTCGCGGTCTTCAACCGCGTCTACCTGGCGGTGACCCGGGAGGTGGACCGGCGCATCGACCGGGGCCGCTTCCCGGACCCGCGAGCCGCGGCCACGCTGGACGTGCGGTTCGCCCAGCGCTACCTGGACGCGGTCGACCCGGCGCCGTCGGACGGGCGCGCGCCGGCCTGCTGGCGTCCGCTGCTTCAGTTCCGCCGCCATCCCGGCGTGCGGCCGCTGCAGTTCGCCCTCGCGGGCGTCAACGCCCACATCGGGCACGACCTCGCGCTCGCCGTCGTGGACGCCTGCCACAGCCTCGGCTGCGAACCGGCCGACCTGGAGGACGAGTTCGACCGCGTGGGCGACGTCCTCGTCGCGCTGGAGGAGCGCGTCCGCGAGGAGCTGATGCCGGGCCCCGACCTGCTGCAGATCGCCGATCCCCTGACCCACCTGCTCGGTTCCTGGAGCCTGGAACGGGCCAGGGACGCCACCTGGACGGCGGCCCGGGCCCTGTGGGCGCTGCGGCGGCTCCCCGACGTGGCGCAGGAGTTCACCGAACGGCTCGACACGGCCGTCGGGTTCGCGGGACGGATGATGCTCACCCCGCTCTGA
- a CDS encoding flavin monoamine oxidase family protein: MTSTVPNAVEHADEHQPPITMFGPDFPYAYDDFLAHPAGLGQVPATEHGAEVAVIGGGLSGIVAAYELMKMGLKPVVYEADRIGGRLRTVGFEGCDPSLTAEMGAMRFPPSSTALQHYIDLVGLRTEPFPNPLAEATPSTVVDLKGESHYAETIDDLPQVYRDVAAAWNKCLEEGADFSDMNRAMRERDVPRIREIWAKLVEKLDNQTFYGFLCDSEAFRSFRHREIFGQVGFGTGGWDTDFPNSILEILRVVYTEADDHHRGIVGGSQQLPLRLWEREPQKIVHWPHGTSLASLHERREPRPAVTRMHRTAGDRITVTDAAGDIRTYRAAVFTAQSWMLLSKIACDDSLFPIDHWTAIERTHYMESSKLFVPVDRPFWLDKDEETGRDVMSMTLTDRMTRGTYLLDDGPGKPAVICLSYTWCDDSLKWLPLSANERMEVMLKSLGEIYPKVDIRKHVIGSPVTVSWENEPYFMGAFKANLPGHYRYQRRLFTHFMQDRLPEDKRGIFLAGDDISWTAGWAEGAVQTALNAVWGVMHHFGGTTDATNPGPGDVYDEIAPVELPED; the protein is encoded by the coding sequence ATGACGTCCACCGTGCCCAACGCCGTCGAGCACGCAGACGAGCACCAGCCGCCGATCACCATGTTCGGCCCGGACTTCCCGTACGCGTACGACGACTTCCTCGCCCACCCGGCGGGGCTCGGCCAGGTCCCCGCGACCGAGCACGGAGCCGAGGTCGCCGTCATCGGCGGCGGGCTGTCGGGCATCGTGGCCGCCTACGAGCTGATGAAGATGGGCCTCAAGCCGGTCGTCTACGAGGCCGACAGGATCGGCGGGCGGCTGCGCACCGTCGGCTTCGAGGGCTGCGACCCCTCCCTGACCGCCGAGATGGGCGCGATGCGCTTCCCGCCGTCCTCCACGGCGTTGCAGCACTACATCGACCTGGTGGGCCTGCGGACCGAGCCCTTCCCCAACCCCCTGGCCGAGGCGACCCCCTCGACGGTCGTCGACCTCAAGGGCGAGTCCCACTACGCCGAGACGATCGACGACCTGCCGCAGGTCTACCGCGACGTCGCCGCCGCCTGGAACAAGTGCCTGGAGGAGGGCGCGGACTTCTCCGACATGAACCGGGCCATGCGCGAGCGCGACGTGCCGCGCATCCGCGAGATCTGGGCGAAGCTCGTCGAGAAGCTCGACAACCAGACCTTCTACGGCTTCCTCTGCGACTCCGAGGCGTTCCGGTCCTTCCGCCACCGCGAGATCTTCGGCCAGGTCGGCTTCGGCACGGGCGGCTGGGACACCGACTTCCCCAACTCCATCCTGGAGATCCTGCGGGTCGTCTACACCGAGGCGGACGACCACCACCGCGGGATCGTCGGCGGCAGCCAGCAGCTTCCGCTGCGGCTCTGGGAGCGCGAGCCGCAGAAGATCGTCCACTGGCCGCACGGCACGTCGCTGGCGAGCCTGCACGAGCGCCGCGAGCCCCGCCCGGCCGTGACCCGGATGCACCGCACCGCCGGCGACCGGATCACCGTGACGGACGCGGCCGGTGACATCCGCACCTACCGCGCGGCGGTCTTCACCGCCCAGTCCTGGATGCTGCTGTCGAAGATCGCGTGCGACGACTCGCTCTTCCCGATCGACCACTGGACCGCCATCGAGCGCACCCACTACATGGAGTCCAGCAAGCTCTTCGTGCCCGTGGACCGGCCGTTCTGGCTGGACAAGGACGAGGAGACGGGCCGGGACGTCATGTCGATGACGCTCACCGACCGCATGACGCGCGGCACCTACCTCCTCGACGACGGCCCCGGCAAGCCCGCCGTCATCTGCCTGTCGTACACCTGGTGCGACGACAGCCTGAAGTGGCTGCCGCTGTCGGCGAACGAGCGGATGGAGGTCATGCTGAAGTCGCTCGGGGAGATCTATCCCAAGGTCGACATCAGGAAGCACGTCATCGGCAGCCCGGTGACGGTCTCCTGGGAGAACGAGCCCTACTTCATGGGCGCGTTCAAGGCCAACCTGCCCGGCCACTACCGCTACCAGCGCCGCCTGTTCACGCACTTCATGCAGGACCGGCTGCCCGAGGACAAGCGGGGCATCTTCCTGGCGGGCGACGACATCTCCTGGACGGCCGGCTGGGCCGAGGGCGCCGTCCAGACCGCGCTGAACGCGGTCTGGGGCGTGATGCACCACTTCGGCGGCACGACCGACGCGACCAACCCCGGTCCGGGCGACGTGTACGACGAGATCGCGCCGGTGGAGCTGCCGGAGGACTGA